A region of Vibrio porteresiae DSM 19223 DNA encodes the following proteins:
- a CDS encoding LacI family DNA-binding transcriptional regulator, translating into MVTMLDVAKKAGVSKSTVSRILSGNAVVSEQAKQAVYKAIEETGYRPNLLARQLATKKTSYIGFVMTNVLYNGPYFSTIVYNAASFSERNGYQLILADGKHSAQEERDAINFLLDMKCAGIVVYPSFLNEDEMADIIESSETPIVVINRHQTSHPECAFVTDHYQSAVQMMEYIISQGHKEIGFIQGVEGSASGECRFAAYRDVLAKHHIAYREDWVSAGHWLPEGGYQATKQLFAQGQQVSAILAGNDEMAFGAMKALYEMGYKIPEDVSIAGFDNISMSNYVTPTLTTVSIPFDRMLQKGILYLIGEQQQSQDLDLNCELIIRNSVASRHA; encoded by the coding sequence ATGGTTACTATGTTAGACGTTGCCAAAAAGGCGGGGGTTTCTAAATCTACCGTGTCGCGAATTCTAAGCGGCAATGCGGTGGTTAGTGAGCAAGCGAAACAGGCTGTGTATAAGGCGATTGAAGAGACAGGCTATCGCCCTAATTTGCTGGCGCGTCAATTAGCAACCAAAAAGACCAGTTACATTGGTTTCGTTATGACTAACGTTTTGTATAACGGACCTTATTTCTCTACTATCGTGTACAACGCCGCATCGTTCAGTGAACGAAATGGTTATCAACTGATTCTTGCTGATGGTAAGCACTCTGCACAAGAAGAGCGTGATGCGATCAATTTCCTGCTTGATATGAAGTGCGCTGGTATCGTGGTTTATCCATCCTTTCTTAACGAAGATGAGATGGCGGATATCATTGAATCCTCTGAAACACCGATCGTTGTTATTAACCGTCATCAAACCTCACATCCAGAATGCGCGTTTGTTACCGATCACTATCAATCGGCGGTGCAAATGATGGAATACATCATTAGCCAAGGCCATAAAGAGATCGGTTTTATCCAAGGTGTCGAAGGCTCGGCTTCTGGTGAGTGCCGTTTTGCTGCCTATCGCGATGTGTTAGCAAAACATCACATTGCCTACCGCGAAGATTGGGTTAGTGCCGGTCACTGGCTACCAGAGGGCGGTTATCAAGCCACCAAGCAACTCTTTGCTCAAGGTCAGCAAGTGAGCGCGATTTTGGCGGGCAACGATGAGATGGCGTTTGGCGCGATGAAAGCGCTTTACGAAATGGGCTATAAAATTCCTGAGGATGTCTCGATTGCCGGCTTCGATAATATTTCGATGAGTAACTACGTGACGCCGACCTTAACTACCGTGTCGATTCCATTTGATCGTATGCTGCAAAAAGGCATCCTCTATCTGATTGGCGAGCAACAGCAGTCGCAAGATTTGGATCTCAATTGCGAGCTGATCATTCGTAATTCGGTTGCCTCACGACATGCTTAA